A section of the Oligoflexus sp. genome encodes:
- a CDS encoding methyl-accepting chemotaxis protein — protein sequence MQRSLRFRMLATSLMALLLTGLISSLIGGYQIGEISMENSRGEAQLELAAASTEIQGRLDVTFDVVRTLAQTLQSLKEHDHMPLSRQDLVEVLTVVLRNNPNVLGFWTLWEPNAFDGQDQKYANTPLHDATGRVVLYMLYGADGKITGEANRDYEASGPTGEYYQVPRRLMKEVIMDPYIYNKVLMTSLIVPIVVRGKFLGVVGADVKLDFLQQLLDHHIQGRPQERLVLLSQSKKVAAFSGSSQWIGKSMTEVKEDAYQPLDDARLSGKDSVVLGDTYLSSVKALNFGQTETFWYLESLIPTSVIKEPARRSVLMLAAMASLVAVIFLVLTGLMLTRVSKELQEVATRLKSSIGLAVKTAHSLRDTSGKSSSAATEQASAIQETVATLNEITAMVNRSVDNVSSSAQKAENSYAIANEGKREMDRMRQSMHDIEFAIGQMIEQIHDNNNRIGQTAAIIDKIAERTSVINDIVFQTKLLSFNASVEAARAGEHGKGFAVVAEEVGNLARMSGVAATEISSLLHASRNDVNAIVEQSKAQAISWMEKGREKVSNGVSIADRCDEILNEVVEQVGSVKTLMEEIFTAAKEEAEGVNNITSAMNELDAATHLNSDMAHETMSFSTSLEAEAEMLNRTVQQLSDVILGRGVQAQAQSAKSAAAVVPLKKDKEKSGFEEDADDPEDWERAS from the coding sequence ATGCAGCGTAGTTTGCGGTTTCGCATGCTGGCGACAAGCCTTATGGCTCTTTTGCTGACCGGACTTATCAGCAGTCTGATCGGTGGCTATCAGATCGGCGAGATTTCGATGGAAAATTCCCGGGGCGAGGCGCAGCTGGAGCTGGCCGCCGCGTCGACCGAGATCCAGGGAAGACTCGACGTCACCTTCGATGTGGTTCGCACTCTGGCGCAGACTCTGCAGTCGCTTAAAGAACACGATCACATGCCCTTGAGCCGACAGGACCTGGTGGAGGTGCTGACGGTCGTTCTCAGGAATAATCCCAACGTCCTTGGATTCTGGACGCTGTGGGAACCCAATGCCTTTGACGGGCAGGATCAGAAATATGCGAACACACCCTTGCATGACGCGACCGGCCGCGTCGTGCTTTACATGCTTTATGGGGCGGATGGAAAGATCACAGGCGAAGCCAATCGCGATTATGAAGCGAGCGGTCCGACCGGGGAATACTATCAGGTTCCGCGGCGCCTCATGAAAGAAGTGATCATGGATCCTTATATCTATAACAAGGTGCTGATGACCTCCCTTATCGTGCCGATCGTGGTGCGGGGAAAATTTCTGGGCGTGGTCGGCGCGGATGTGAAGCTCGATTTTCTGCAGCAGCTTCTGGATCATCATATCCAGGGTCGACCTCAGGAGCGCCTTGTGCTCCTGTCGCAGTCGAAGAAAGTCGCCGCGTTCTCAGGCTCGTCGCAGTGGATTGGCAAGTCCATGACCGAGGTCAAAGAGGACGCTTATCAGCCGCTTGATGACGCGCGCCTGAGCGGGAAGGACTCCGTCGTGCTCGGCGATACCTATCTGTCGAGCGTCAAGGCCTTGAACTTCGGTCAGACGGAAACGTTCTGGTATCTTGAATCTCTGATTCCGACTTCCGTCATCAAGGAGCCCGCGCGCCGTTCCGTGCTGATGCTCGCAGCCATGGCTTCCCTTGTTGCGGTCATTTTCCTGGTCCTGACCGGCCTGATGCTGACCCGGGTGAGTAAGGAGTTGCAGGAGGTGGCCACGCGGCTGAAAAGTTCCATTGGGCTGGCTGTGAAAACAGCCCACTCGCTGCGCGACACTTCAGGTAAATCATCCAGTGCCGCGACCGAACAGGCTTCGGCCATCCAGGAAACCGTGGCGACCTTGAATGAAATCACCGCCATGGTCAACCGCAGCGTGGATAATGTCAGCAGTTCGGCGCAGAAGGCAGAGAACAGCTATGCGATCGCCAACGAAGGCAAGCGGGAAATGGATCGCATGCGTCAGTCCATGCATGATATCGAATTCGCCATCGGCCAGATGATCGAACAGATCCACGATAACAATAATCGCATAGGCCAGACGGCAGCGATCATTGACAAGATCGCAGAACGCACGAGCGTGATCAACGATATCGTCTTTCAGACCAAGCTTCTGTCGTTTAATGCCTCGGTGGAGGCCGCCAGAGCCGGAGAACATGGCAAGGGCTTCGCGGTAGTGGCCGAGGAGGTTGGCAACCTCGCGCGTATGAGCGGTGTGGCCGCGACCGAGATCAGCAGTCTTTTGCATGCCAGCCGCAACGATGTCAACGCGATCGTTGAACAGTCCAAGGCCCAGGCCATCAGCTGGATGGAGAAAGGCCGGGAAAAAGTCTCCAACGGCGTGTCCATCGCCGATCGTTGCGATGAGATCCTGAATGAAGTCGTGGAGCAGGTCGGCAGTGTGAAGACGCTGATGGAGGAAATCTTTACCGCCGCCAAGGAGGAAGCGGAAGGCGTGAACAATATCACGAGCGCCATGAATGAACTGGATGCGGCCACTCACCTGAATTCCGATATGGCCCATGAAACCATGAGTTTTTCCACGTCGCTCGAGGCCGAGGCGGAGATGTTGAATCGAACCGTGCAGCAGCTGTCCGATGTCATCCTCGGGCGTGGGGTTCAAGCCCAGGCTCAGTCAGCGAAGTCCGCAGCAGCTGTCGTGCCCTTGAAAAAAGACAAAGAGAAGAGTGGTTTCGAGGAGGACGCTGACGATCCCGAGGATTGGGAACGCGCGTCCTGA
- a CDS encoding RNHCP domain-containing protein, with the protein MSEPTLGKFQKINESFLCENCGASVPPAKRTCRNHCPHCLHSKHVDVYPGDRANSCQGLLRPIGYELNGKKGLVLLFRCARCKAETRNIALLDDPILSDDYQKILDLTPRAPLH; encoded by the coding sequence ATGAGCGAGCCCACGCTTGGCAAATTCCAAAAAATCAACGAAAGTTTCCTTTGTGAAAACTGCGGTGCCAGCGTTCCTCCTGCGAAGCGCACCTGCCGCAACCACTGCCCTCACTGCCTTCACAGCAAACACGTCGATGTCTATCCGGGCGACCGGGCCAACAGCTGCCAGGGCCTTTTGCGGCCCATCGGTTATGAACTGAACGGCAAGAAGGGGCTCGTGCTTCTTTTTCGCTGCGCGCGCTGCAAGGCTGAGACACGCAATATCGCGCTGCTCGATGATCCCATACTGAGCGACGACTATCAGAAAATCCTGGATCTTACCCCGCGGGCTCCCCTACACTGA
- a CDS encoding DUF4178 domain-containing protein, producing MAGEISFNCLQCGSPIAIHAPGQSLSYACRACGALVEENHQGLRILKKASQSMLWKPLLELGSKNKLRGETWQVIGFMVRSDGSGDYVWSEYLLFNPFQGFRWLTESQGHWNFLHMTRHRPKSALGTWVSWGGRRYRLFLKGKARVKFVLGEFYWRVKIGDEVTVKDYIAPPDILSSEEDGTEEMWSAGTYVEPEDIEKAFRPLHPMPARVGVAPNQPSRYLEKRNAYLKHWGFFAAILIALHLLMNSFKQETTVLDTNILRDGKVPVQLLRSESFTLDKSGTNVKIQVYAPLQNSWLNLRFTMVQEDGQAAAPIEFGRDLYRYESGSEGSESHTLDEVFLKHLDQGRYRLDINSEMGWVDPSILSKQDFPLRVTVKKDVKVISPLVLCLILVSLFPLWILLGDWRFESKRWADSDVNG from the coding sequence ATGGCTGGTGAGATAAGCTTCAACTGCCTGCAGTGTGGCTCGCCGATTGCCATTCATGCGCCTGGTCAGAGTTTGAGTTACGCCTGCCGCGCCTGTGGAGCCCTGGTGGAAGAAAACCATCAGGGGCTGCGCATTCTGAAAAAAGCCTCGCAGTCGATGCTGTGGAAACCGCTGCTGGAACTCGGCAGCAAAAATAAACTCCGCGGCGAAACATGGCAGGTCATCGGTTTTATGGTGCGGTCCGATGGAAGTGGCGATTACGTCTGGAGCGAATACCTGCTCTTCAACCCCTTTCAGGGTTTTCGCTGGCTCACCGAATCGCAGGGCCACTGGAACTTTCTGCATATGACCCGGCATCGGCCGAAGTCGGCGCTTGGGACCTGGGTCAGCTGGGGTGGACGGCGCTATCGCCTGTTTTTAAAGGGCAAGGCGCGGGTGAAGTTCGTGCTCGGCGAATTCTACTGGCGGGTGAAAATCGGCGATGAGGTCACGGTCAAGGACTACATAGCGCCGCCGGATATTCTGAGCAGTGAAGAGGATGGGACGGAAGAAATGTGGTCGGCCGGCACCTATGTGGAGCCGGAGGATATTGAAAAGGCCTTCCGTCCTCTGCATCCCATGCCGGCCCGAGTGGGCGTGGCTCCGAATCAGCCCTCGCGCTATCTGGAAAAGCGGAATGCCTATCTGAAACACTGGGGATTTTTTGCGGCGATTTTGATTGCCCTGCATCTTCTCATGAATAGTTTCAAGCAGGAAACGACGGTTTTGGATACCAACATCCTGCGCGATGGCAAGGTCCCGGTGCAGCTCTTGCGCTCGGAATCGTTCACCCTCGATAAGAGCGGCACGAATGTGAAGATTCAGGTGTATGCGCCGCTCCAGAATTCATGGCTCAATCTGCGTTTCACGATGGTCCAGGAGGATGGCCAGGCTGCGGCTCCGATCGAATTCGGGCGCGATCTTTATCGCTATGAAAGCGGGAGCGAGGGAAGCGAGTCGCATACTCTGGATGAGGTGTTTTTAAAGCATCTCGACCAGGGGCGCTATCGTTTGGATATCAACTCCGAGATGGGCTGGGTCGATCCCTCGATCCTCTCGAAGCAGGACTTTCCCTTGCGGGTGACGGTGAAAAAAGACGTCAAGGTCATCTCGCCCTTGGTGCTGTGTCTGATTCTGGTCAGTCTCTTTCCCCTCTGGATTCTTTTGGGGGATTGGCGTTTTGAAAGCAAACGCTGGGCTGACAGTGATGTGAACGGTTAG
- a CDS encoding cation:proton antiporter — protein sequence MSQVPLLNELALIAVIGVFVTLILSKMKLPAVAGLLASGALIGPYGLGWVRSTESIEVLSEIGVVFLLFTIGLEFSAKRLKHIFGQVALGGFFQVILTIVVTVAIASSLGISLSHGLFYGFVFSLSSTAIVLRALSERRELDVPHGRFIVGTLIFQDLCVVPMVLIVPFLVSEQSQLAALQDIGIALGKAVLLVGILWSISRHVIPRWLSWVDASRSREVFLLAILGLCIGTAWLTSLAGLSLALGAFLGGMVVADTQYGQRAMGDILPLRDAFVSIFFISLGMLFQPTVLVHEPQLVLWMLFGLIVVKGLIATISALIMKFPARVAWLAGVGLAQFGEFGFVLTKLAIDHGLVTSADTQPLLAAGVLSMFLTPLLLRMAPHITAGEKLLAPLERLLGVRSIDEFDEGRDKPEHHVVIIGFGLAGREAARALERCGVPHIVLELNAEIVRQAKVRKQPVFYGDATSEEALGHAHLSRARLLVLMMDDPKAAQRVVDTAKRVAPDVPILMRTRYLREKKSLLTLGAADVVAEEVEGAVEMIARILRLLEQPRNVIHDSVHAVRRDLQESPRAIKVPRPELQASGGMDGIKIESMLVRENAKVAGKSPVELKLRSTTGLLMIALRRGPEFFSEPDPHKPLLAGDIVYVVGSTAAIESALPLFG from the coding sequence ATGAGTCAGGTTCCACTTCTGAATGAATTGGCATTGATCGCGGTCATCGGGGTATTCGTCACCCTCATCCTCTCCAAAATGAAGCTGCCCGCGGTGGCCGGGCTTTTGGCCTCGGGTGCTTTAATCGGACCTTATGGGCTGGGCTGGGTACGTTCGACCGAATCCATCGAAGTCCTCTCGGAAATCGGTGTGGTCTTTCTCCTCTTCACCATCGGCCTCGAATTCTCCGCCAAACGCCTGAAACATATTTTCGGTCAGGTCGCACTGGGCGGCTTTTTTCAGGTCATCCTCACGATAGTCGTGACTGTGGCCATAGCCAGCAGCCTCGGTATTTCCCTCTCGCACGGTCTTTTCTATGGTTTTGTCTTCTCGCTTTCGAGCACGGCTATCGTTTTAAGAGCCCTGAGCGAAAGGCGGGAGCTGGATGTTCCGCATGGCCGTTTTATTGTCGGAACCCTTATTTTCCAGGACCTTTGCGTAGTCCCCATGGTCCTGATCGTGCCCTTTCTGGTGAGCGAGCAATCGCAGCTCGCGGCGCTGCAGGATATCGGGATCGCTTTGGGCAAGGCCGTCCTGCTGGTTGGGATTTTGTGGTCGATCTCGCGCCACGTGATTCCGCGCTGGCTCAGTTGGGTGGACGCGAGTCGCAGTCGCGAGGTCTTTCTGCTCGCCATCCTGGGTCTTTGCATCGGCACGGCCTGGCTGACTTCGCTGGCCGGACTGTCCCTGGCGCTCGGTGCTTTTCTGGGCGGAATGGTGGTGGCGGATACGCAGTACGGTCAGCGGGCGATGGGCGATATCCTGCCCCTGCGTGATGCGTTTGTGAGTATCTTCTTCATTTCGCTCGGCATGCTCTTTCAACCGACGGTCCTGGTGCATGAGCCGCAGCTTGTGCTTTGGATGCTCTTCGGCCTGATCGTCGTGAAGGGTCTGATCGCCACGATATCCGCACTGATCATGAAATTTCCCGCGCGCGTGGCCTGGCTGGCCGGCGTGGGCCTCGCGCAATTCGGTGAGTTTGGTTTCGTCCTGACCAAGCTCGCCATCGATCATGGACTCGTCACCAGCGCCGATACGCAGCCGCTGCTCGCGGCGGGTGTTCTGAGCATGTTCCTGACGCCTCTTCTTTTACGCATGGCCCCGCATATCACCGCCGGTGAAAAACTGCTGGCACCTTTGGAAAGGCTCCTCGGCGTCCGCAGTATTGATGAATTCGATGAGGGTCGCGATAAGCCCGAGCATCATGTGGTCATCATCGGTTTCGGTCTTGCCGGTCGTGAAGCGGCGCGGGCTCTCGAACGCTGCGGCGTTCCCCATATCGTTTTGGAATTGAATGCCGAGATCGTGCGGCAGGCCAAGGTCCGCAAGCAGCCCGTCTTTTACGGCGACGCCACGAGTGAGGAAGCGCTGGGCCATGCGCACCTGTCCCGAGCGCGGCTTTTGGTTTTGATGATGGATGATCCGAAAGCGGCCCAGCGGGTGGTCGATACCGCTAAAAGAGTGGCGCCTGATGTACCGATTCTGATGCGGACGCGTTATCTGCGGGAAAAAAAGAGTCTTCTGACCTTGGGTGCGGCTGATGTCGTGGCCGAGGAAGTGGAAGGCGCGGTCGAGATGATAGCCCGCATTCTGCGTCTGCTCGAACAGCCGCGCAATGTCATCCATGATAGCGTTCATGCCGTCCGGCGTGATCTGCAGGAAAGCCCCAGGGCGATCAAGGTTCCGCGTCCCGAGCTGCAGGCGTCGGGCGGTATGGATGGCATCAAAATCGAAAGCATGCTGGTGCGCGAGAACGCAAAGGTGGCTGGAAAATCCCCGGTGGAATTGAAACTCCGCAGCACCACGGGCCTTTTGATGATAGCCCTGCGGCGCGGCCCGGAATTTTTCAGTGAACCCGATCCCCATAAACCACTTTTAGCAGGAGACATCGTGTATGTGGTCGGGTCCACGGCTGCCATCGAATCCGCGCTGCCTTTATTTGGTTAG
- a CDS encoding SPFH domain-containing protein, with protein MGIMDFLKKQFIDVIEWVETEDGLLSWQYPMQDREIQNGAQLTVRESQLALFVNEGKIADLFGPGRYTLNTQTLPLLTNLKNWDKLFASPFKSDLYFFSTREQIDQRWGTSNPITIRDKEFGPIRLRAHGTYSYRISDPRLFFQKISGTRPAYATGELEAQLRSMVLTALSSHFGAAEVAFMDLAAQQDRFSKTLQEILRPTFAQYGLELATFLIQNISLPEELQKYLDKASSMRLLGDLKRYAQFQVADSVPLAAQNEGGAAGIGVGLGAGVGFGQAMASAFQQPTGGSEAPKEDVFATLEKLQGLLTKGILTQEEFDRKKAELLSRI; from the coding sequence ATGGGTATCATGGATTTTCTGAAGAAGCAGTTTATTGACGTCATCGAGTGGGTGGAGACGGAAGACGGCCTCCTGAGCTGGCAGTACCCGATGCAGGATCGCGAGATCCAGAATGGGGCGCAGCTCACCGTCCGTGAATCGCAGCTGGCGCTCTTCGTCAATGAAGGGAAAATCGCGGATCTGTTCGGACCTGGGCGTTATACTCTGAACACCCAGACCCTGCCGCTTCTGACGAACCTCAAGAACTGGGACAAGCTCTTCGCCTCGCCCTTCAAATCGGACCTTTATTTTTTCTCGACCCGCGAGCAGATCGATCAGCGCTGGGGCACATCGAATCCGATTACCATCCGCGACAAGGAATTCGGACCGATTCGTCTGCGCGCGCATGGAACCTATTCCTATCGCATCAGTGACCCCCGCCTCTTTTTTCAGAAAATCAGCGGCACCCGTCCCGCATATGCGACAGGCGAGCTGGAGGCCCAGCTGCGGTCGATGGTCCTGACCGCTCTCAGCAGTCATTTCGGAGCGGCCGAGGTCGCCTTCATGGATCTGGCGGCGCAGCAGGACCGTTTCTCGAAAACCCTCCAGGAGATTCTGAGACCAACCTTCGCCCAATACGGTCTCGAACTTGCGACCTTCCTGATTCAGAACATCAGCCTGCCTGAGGAACTGCAGAAATATCTGGATAAAGCCAGTTCCATGCGTCTATTGGGGGATCTGAAACGCTATGCCCAGTTCCAGGTGGCCGACAGCGTGCCCCTGGCCGCTCAGAATGAAGGCGGAGCCGCCGGAATTGGCGTCGGACTCGGAGCCGGCGTCGGTTTTGGTCAGGCGATGGCCTCGGCCTTTCAGCAGCCGACAGGCGGCAGCGAGGCGCCCAAGGAGGATGTGTTCGCCACCTTGGAAAAACTGCAGGGCCTTTTGACCAAAGGAATCCTGACCCAGGAAGAGTTCGATCGCAAGAAGGCCGAACTTCTCTCGCGCATCTAA
- a CDS encoding lipocalin family protein, whose amino-acid sequence MKMTWFSRLAFAAALTFGAQASTVSAAELETVSFVDVNQYLGKWYEIARLPQIFQPGCTAVTAEYSLNDDGSVKVFNFCRILDPERGFPISITGKAVPVDETNSKLDVSFFNGLTNGKYWILELDPNYQWALVGDPDRVSLYVLSRTPTLDDAVYQDLLKAAVEKHGYDISRLIKTKQFRD is encoded by the coding sequence ATGAAAATGACATGGTTTTCCCGCTTGGCATTCGCCGCCGCGCTGACCTTCGGCGCTCAGGCCTCCACTGTTTCTGCAGCTGAACTTGAGACGGTGAGTTTTGTGGATGTGAACCAGTACCTCGGCAAATGGTACGAGATCGCACGTCTGCCCCAGATCTTCCAGCCCGGCTGCACGGCTGTGACGGCTGAATATTCCTTGAATGATGATGGCAGCGTGAAGGTCTTCAACTTCTGCCGCATCCTCGATCCTGAGCGCGGTTTCCCCATCAGCATCACCGGCAAGGCTGTGCCGGTCGATGAAACCAATTCGAAACTGGACGTCAGCTTCTTCAATGGACTCACCAATGGCAAGTACTGGATCCTTGAGCTGGATCCCAACTATCAGTGGGCTCTGGTCGGCGATCCTGATCGCGTTTCGCTCTATGTGCTGAGCCGCACACCAACCCTTGATGATGCTGTGTACCAGGACCTTCTGAAAGCCGCTGTGGAAAAACACGGCTATGATATCTCGCGCCTGATCAAGACCAAACAGTTCCGCGACTAA
- a CDS encoding DUF4178 domain-containing protein → MELPCLSCGAALRVQSPATLFIVCSYCQTTMIRDQDWSVFGKMATLPPEITPLQIGTRGVYKGETFELIGRQRLQWRDGYWNEWCALFPKGRIGWLAEAQGFYMLSFPVEPAPDVPNLATIKAGALISVPGHEMFLVDDIKTATCVATEGEMPFPAPARQERLSVDASNAKGEFLSVEKIGLTQHVYLGRYLEFNDFKFTQLRQLDGW, encoded by the coding sequence ATGGAACTACCTTGTCTGAGTTGCGGGGCTGCTCTTCGTGTGCAGTCCCCGGCGACCCTCTTTATTGTGTGCAGCTACTGCCAGACGACGATGATCCGCGATCAGGACTGGTCTGTGTTCGGGAAAATGGCCACGCTGCCGCCCGAGATCACGCCGCTGCAGATCGGTACGCGCGGCGTTTACAAGGGCGAGACGTTTGAGCTGATCGGACGTCAGCGTCTTCAGTGGCGCGATGGCTATTGGAATGAATGGTGCGCGCTCTTTCCCAAGGGCCGCATTGGCTGGCTGGCTGAGGCCCAGGGTTTTTACATGCTCTCCTTTCCCGTGGAACCGGCGCCTGATGTGCCGAACCTTGCGACCATCAAAGCCGGCGCTTTGATATCAGTGCCAGGACACGAGATGTTTTTAGTCGATGACATCAAGACCGCGACCTGCGTGGCCACGGAAGGGGAGATGCCGTTTCCCGCACCCGCCCGTCAGGAACGGCTGAGCGTGGATGCCAGCAACGCCAAGGGCGAATTTCTTTCGGTCGAAAAAATCGGCCTCACGCAGCATGTGTATCTGGGGCGTTATCTTGAGTTCAATGACTTTAAATTTACCCAACTGAGGCAACTCGATGGCTGGTGA
- a CDS encoding methyl-accepting chemotaxis protein, producing MAFHWYTKRSLRFRMLLTSLVSLLLTGFICTAIGGFQIADLSMTGSRSQAQLELTATSTDIQKRLDGTFDLVRTLALTLQSFREQNRMPLTRTDVIQSLSSILKNNPNVLALWTAWEPDTFDGQDKKFISADAAHDATGRFVPYVAQAGDGKVSLEPLKDYEAPGAGDYYLVARRLRQEVIVDPYLYSVNGKETLITSIVVPVMVQGKFLGVVGADVSLAFLQNLLNERLQGRPQERLILLSQANRIAAFSGSPQWIGKTISEVKEDHYEALSAERLNTKDSVLLGDINLSSVKTINFGKAEMPWHLESVIPKAKIQKPAQNAVMMLVGLGGLVAIISLILSSWSLTQVSRELQNVAKRLGSSINLAIHTARSLRETSSKSSSAATEQASAIQETVATLNEITAMVNRSVESVSTSSQKAENSFAIANDGKREMDRMRQSIHDIEFAISQMIEQIHENNQRIGQTAAIIDKIAERTSVINDIVFQTKLLSFNASVEAARAGEHGKGFAVVAEEVGNLARMSGLAATEIATLLQTSRKDVHAIIQHSQSQAVTWMESGKQKVGAGVAIADRCDEILSEVVEQVGSVKNLMEEILRAAKEEAEGVNNITGAMNELDSATHLNSDMAHETLGFSTALSDEAQHLNQAVQQLSAVIMGQTETLSSAASEPKAIAANVRDIRKIAEESSFEDEDNETLDRAS from the coding sequence ATGGCCTTTCATTGGTACACAAAGCGCAGTTTGCGTTTCCGCATGCTCCTGACGAGTTTGGTTTCACTGCTCTTGACTGGCTTTATCTGCACAGCCATAGGCGGATTTCAGATTGCCGACCTTTCGATGACGGGTTCACGATCCCAGGCCCAGCTCGAACTGACGGCGACCTCCACGGATATTCAAAAACGCCTGGATGGAACCTTTGATCTGGTCCGTACTCTGGCGCTGACGCTGCAGTCGTTTCGCGAGCAGAATCGCATGCCCCTGACGCGGACCGATGTGATTCAATCGCTTTCAAGCATTCTGAAAAACAACCCCAATGTGCTCGCACTCTGGACGGCCTGGGAACCGGACACCTTCGACGGGCAGGATAAAAAATTCATAAGCGCCGATGCCGCCCACGATGCTACAGGACGCTTCGTTCCTTATGTGGCGCAAGCCGGCGATGGAAAAGTCTCCCTGGAACCTTTGAAGGATTATGAAGCCCCGGGAGCAGGTGACTATTATCTTGTGGCTCGCCGCCTTCGTCAGGAAGTGATCGTCGATCCTTATCTTTATTCGGTCAACGGCAAGGAAACGCTGATCACCTCGATCGTGGTGCCGGTGATGGTGCAGGGTAAATTCCTGGGTGTGGTGGGGGCCGACGTCAGTCTCGCCTTTCTGCAGAATCTTCTGAATGAACGTCTGCAGGGCCGTCCTCAGGAACGCCTCATTCTTCTGTCGCAAGCGAACAGGATCGCGGCCTTCTCGGGTTCGCCGCAATGGATTGGCAAGACCATCAGCGAAGTGAAAGAGGACCATTACGAAGCCCTGAGCGCAGAACGTTTGAATACCAAGGATTCGGTGCTGCTTGGCGATATCAATCTTTCGAGCGTGAAAACGATCAACTTCGGAAAAGCGGAGATGCCCTGGCATCTGGAGTCCGTTATTCCCAAAGCCAAAATACAGAAGCCGGCTCAGAATGCGGTCATGATGCTCGTCGGTCTTGGCGGCCTTGTGGCCATCATATCCTTGATCCTGAGCAGCTGGAGTCTGACCCAGGTCAGTCGCGAGCTGCAGAATGTGGCGAAGCGCCTCGGCAGCTCCATCAACCTTGCAATTCACACGGCCAGGTCCCTGCGGGAAACATCCAGCAAATCGTCAAGCGCGGCCACCGAGCAGGCCTCGGCCATCCAGGAAACTGTGGCGACTCTGAATGAAATCACCGCCATGGTCAATCGCAGTGTCGAAAGCGTCAGCACATCATCCCAGAAAGCGGAGAACAGTTTTGCGATCGCCAATGATGGGAAGCGCGAGATGGATCGCATGCGGCAATCCATACATGATATCGAATTCGCCATCAGCCAGATGATCGAGCAGATCCACGAAAACAATCAGCGCATAGGCCAGACCGCAGCGATCATAGATAAAATCGCGGAACGCACGAGCGTGATCAACGACATCGTCTTTCAGACCAAGCTTTTATCCTTCAACGCCTCGGTCGAGGCCGCGCGGGCCGGCGAGCATGGCAAAGGCTTTGCGGTGGTGGCCGAGGAGGTCGGTAACCTTGCGCGGATGAGTGGACTCGCCGCGACGGAAATCGCCACACTCTTGCAGACCAGCCGCAAGGACGTTCATGCCATCATTCAGCATTCGCAAAGCCAGGCGGTCACCTGGATGGAAAGCGGCAAGCAGAAAGTGGGAGCCGGCGTGGCCATAGCCGATCGCTGTGATGAGATCCTGAGTGAAGTCGTCGAACAGGTCGGCTCTGTGAAAAACCTGATGGAGGAAATCCTCAGGGCTGCGAAAGAGGAGGCCGAGGGCGTGAACAATATCACAGGCGCGATGAACGAACTCGATTCGGCCACTCACTTGAATTCAGACATGGCGCATGAAACCCTGGGCTTCTCCACGGCCTTGAGCGATGAAGCCCAACATTTGAATCAAGCCGTGCAGCAGCTGTCAGCGGTGATTATGGGTCAGACGGAAACTTTGAGCAGCGCGGCATCCGAGCCCAAGGCCATAGCCGCAAACGTGCGGGATATCCGTAAGATCGCTGAAGAAAGCTCGTTTGAAGACGAGGATAACGAGACCCTCGATCGGGCTTCATGA
- a CDS encoding sterol desaturase family protein codes for MDINSFSWIFVPTMIFGEAIIRKITDLKSDKTHYPWKDLAINFSIGLGDRIVTNLFWTGIMFFAMKMVAEHAQFAAIDMNNWWAWPLAILLSDFAFYWYHRAGHEVRLFWAVHNVHHSSTFYNFSTSVRLSWLEGLLRWPFWVILPLAGFSAEVTMVAYMVVRLYQVLLHNEYITKLGFLEYILSTPSHHRVHHGRNEQYLDKNYGGITILWDRMFGTFAEEEEKVEYGLVKQLESHNLLWINTHEFVKIAKDVKGSTKFQHALSYIFGKPGWAPAAASRDDKLPNGTAPQTAC; via the coding sequence ATGGATATCAATAGCTTTTCCTGGATATTCGTTCCGACCATGATTTTCGGTGAGGCCATCATCCGTAAGATCACCGATCTGAAATCGGATAAGACTCATTATCCCTGGAAGGATCTGGCCATCAACTTTTCGATAGGCCTTGGCGATCGCATCGTGACCAATCTCTTCTGGACCGGCATCATGTTCTTCGCCATGAAGATGGTGGCTGAGCATGCGCAGTTCGCGGCCATTGATATGAATAACTGGTGGGCCTGGCCGCTGGCGATCCTTCTCTCCGACTTCGCCTTCTACTGGTATCACCGCGCCGGCCATGAGGTTCGCCTCTTCTGGGCCGTCCATAATGTGCATCACAGTTCCACCTTCTACAACTTTTCGACTTCGGTCCGCCTCTCATGGCTGGAAGGCCTTCTGCGCTGGCCTTTCTGGGTGATCCTTCCCCTCGCCGGTTTCAGCGCCGAAGTCACCATGGTCGCTTACATGGTCGTTCGTCTTTATCAGGTGCTTTTGCACAATGAATACATCACAAAATTGGGTTTCCTCGAATATATCCTGAGCACACCCTCGCATCATCGCGTGCACCACGGCCGCAATGAGCAGTATCTGGACAAAAACTATGGCGGCATCACGATTCTTTGGGATCGCATGTTCGGCACCTTCGCGGAAGAAGAGGAGAAGGTGGAGTATGGTCTTGTGAAGCAGCTGGAAAGCCATAACCTGCTGTGGATCAATACTCATGAATTCGTGAAGATCGCAAAGGATGTGAAGGGCAGCACAAAGTTCCAGCATGCGCTGTCCTATATCTTCGGCAAGCCAGGCTGGGCTCCCGCGGCTGCCTCTCGCGATGACAAACTTCCGAACGGCACCGCGCCTCAAACCGCCTGCTGA